One Alcaligenes ammonioxydans DNA segment encodes these proteins:
- a CDS encoding retention module-containing protein, which produces MALDTVLVTRVEGTAWIRTSDGSKVAVKEGMRVPVNAEIITETGATVELEIPGSPPMTISDNRSFLVSGDIAETDVDPVAAALANPDDPAITAVLAALEAGDDPFSQLDPTAAVLTGGGEGGGSSFTRLVSIVETTRPLALEYPRPGVPTVENVRLGGYSGTGEEEAGPLVPPSVTVKINDDGTVTFTFTEVPFGFDVGDIVVTGGGRIEGLTPDNNDPKNWTGTLVPPPNYEGDITITVPDGSYTNEAGTPGNGGQDTTTVDTLPPEAEITLDPITGDGVVNKEESDGDVTITGTVGKDVKPGDKVTVTVGGKEYETTVNPDGKTWSVDVPGSELVNNDKVEAKVTTTDDAGNTTTATDEKPYGVDVTSPEAEITIDPITDDDVINKDESGGDVTITGTVGKDVKPGDKVTVTVGGKEYETTVNPDGKTWNVDVPGSELVNNDKVEAKVTTTDDAGNTVTVGTERDYDVQTETPVATIEIDQPFVDGVLNQDESKVEQTITGSVGGAAQVGDAVVVTIGGKEYPATVQPGNTWSVTVPADAVKDLQPGDITAEVTGKDQYGNAYDADTSRDYDVQTETPVATIEIDQPFVDGVLNQDESKLEQTITGSVGGAAKAGDAVVVTIGGKEYPATVQPGNTWSVTVPADAVKDLQPGDITAEVTGKDQYGNAYDADTSRDYDVQTETPVATIEIDQPFVDGVLNQDESKVEQTITGSVGGAAKAGDAVVVTIGGKEYPATVQPGNTWSVTVPADAVKDLQPGDITAEVTGKDQYGNAYDADTSRDYDVQTETPVATIEIDQPFVDGVLNQDESKVEQTITGSVGGAAKAGDAVVVTIGGKEYPATVQPGNTWSVTVPADAVKDLQPGDITAEVTGKDQYGNAYDADTSRDYDVQTETPVATIEIDQPFVDGVLNQDESKVEQTITGSVGGAAKAGDAVVVTIGGKEYPATVQPGNTWSVTVPADAVKDLQPGDITAEVTGKDQYGNAYDADTSRDYDVQTETPVATIEIDQPFVDGVLNQDESKVEQTITGSVGGAAKAGDAVVVTIGGKEYPATVQPGNTWSVTVPADAVKDLQPGDITAEVTGKDQYGNAYDADTSRDYDVQTETPVATIEIDQPFVDGVLNQDESKVEQTITGSVGGAAKAGDAVVVTIGGKEYPATVQPGNTWSVTVPADAVKDLQPGDITAEVTGKDQYGNAYDADTSRDYDVQTETPVATIEIDQPFVDGVLNQDESKVEQTITGSVGGAAKAGDAVVVTIGGKEYPATVQPGNTWSVTVPADAVKDLQPGDITAEVTGKDQYGNAYDADTSRDYDVQTETPVATIEIDQPFVDGVLNQDESKVEQTITGSVGGAAKAGDAVVVTIGGKEYPATVQPGNTWSVTVPADAVKDLQPGDITAEVTGKDQYGNAYDADTSRDYDVQTETPVATIEIDQPFVDGVLNQDESKVEQTITGSVGGAAQVGDAVVVTIGGKEYPATVQPGNTWSVTVPADAVKDLQPGDITAEVTGKDQYGNAYDADTSRDYDVQTETPVATIEIDQPFVDGVLNQDESKVEQTITGSVGGAAQVGDAVVVTIGGKEYPATVQPGNTWSVTVPADAVKDLQPGDITAEVTGKDQYGNAYDADTSRDYDVQTETPVATIEIDQPFVDGVLNQDESKVEQTITGSVGGAAKAGDAVVVTIGGKEYPATVQPGNTWSVTVPADAVKDLQPGDITAEVTGKDQYGNAYDADTSRDYDVQTETPVATIEIDQPFVDGVLNQDESKVEQTITGSVGGAAKAGDAVVVTIGGKEYPATVQPGNTWSVTVPADAVKDLQPGDITAEVTGKDQYGNAYDADTSRDYDVQTETPVATIEIDQPFVDGVLNQDESKVEQTITGSVGGAAKAGDAVVVTIGGKEYPATVQPGNTWSVTVPADAVKDLQPGDITAEVTGKDQYGNAYDADTSRDYDVQTETPVATIEIDQPFVDGVLNQDESKVEQTITGSVGGAAKAGDAVVVTIGGKEYPATVQPGNTWSVTVPADAVKDLQPGDITAEVTGKDQYGNAYDADTSRDYDVQTETPVATIEIDQPFVDGVLNQDESKVEQTITGSVGGAAKAGDAVVVTIGGKEYPATVQPGNTWSVTVPADAVKDLQPGDITAEVTGKDQYGNAYDADTSRDYDVQTETPVATIEIDQPFVDGVLNQDESKVEQTITGSVGGAAKAGDAVVVTIGGKEYPATVQPGNTWSVTVPADAVKDLQPGDITAEVTGKDQYGNAYDADTSRDYDVQTETPVATIEIDQPFVDGVLNQDESKVEQTITGSVGGAAKAGDAVVVTIGGKEYPATVQPGNTWSVTVPADAVKDLQPGDITAEVTGKDQYGNAYDADTSRDYDVQTETPVATIEIDQPFVDGVLNQDESKVEQTITGSVGGAAKAGDAVVVTIGGKEYPATVQPGNTWSVTVPADAVKDLQPGDITAEVTGKDQYGNAYDADTSRDYDVQTETPVATIEIDQPFVDGVLNQDESKVEQTITGSVGGAAQVGDAVVVTIGGKEYPATVQPGNTWSVTVPADAVKDLQPGDITAEVTGKDQYGNAYDADTSRDYDVQTETPVATIEIDQPFVDGVLNQDESKVEQTITGSVGGAAKAGDAVVVTIGGKEYPATVQPGNTWSVTVPADAVKDLQPGDITAEVTGKDQYGNAYDADTSRDYDVQTETPVATIEIDQPFVDGVLNQDESKVEQTITGSVGGAAKAGDAVVVTIGGKEYPATVQPGNTWSVTVPADAVKDLQPGDITAEVTGKDQYGNAYDADTSRDYDVQTETPVATIEIDQPFVDGVLNQDESKVEQTITGSVGGAAKAGDAVVVTIGGKEYPATVQPGNTWSVTVPADAVKDLQPGDITAEVTGKDQYGNAYDADTSRDYDVQTETPVATIEIDQPFVDGVLNQDESKVEQTITGSVGGAAKAGDAVVVTIGGKEYPATVQPGNTWSVTVPADAVKDLQPGDITAEVTGKDQYGNAYDADTSRDYDVQTETPVATIEIDQPFVDGVLNQDESKVEQTITGSVGGAAKAGDAVVVTIGGKEYPATVQPGNTWSVTVPADAVKDLQPGDITAEVTGKDQYGNAYDADTSRDYDVQTETPVATIEIDQPFVDGVLNQDESKVEQTITGSVGGAAKAGDALS; this is translated from the coding sequence ATGGCACTGGATACAGTTTTAGTGACACGAGTTGAAGGTACGGCATGGATTCGTACCAGCGATGGCTCCAAAGTAGCTGTTAAAGAAGGGATGCGCGTCCCTGTCAATGCTGAAATCATTACCGAGACCGGCGCGACCGTTGAACTAGAAATTCCGGGCAGCCCGCCCATGACTATTTCTGACAACCGCTCCTTCCTGGTGAGCGGCGATATTGCAGAAACGGATGTAGACCCTGTTGCAGCCGCCTTGGCCAATCCCGACGATCCAGCCATTACGGCTGTGTTGGCCGCTTTGGAAGCCGGCGATGACCCATTTTCCCAACTTGATCCTACCGCTGCGGTCTTGACCGGTGGTGGCGAAGGCGGTGGCAGCAGCTTTACCCGTCTGGTCAGCATTGTGGAAACTACCCGTCCCTTGGCGTTGGAATATCCACGTCCTGGCGTGCCCACTGTTGAAAACGTGCGCTTGGGCGGTTACAGCGGTACAGGCGAAGAGGAAGCCGGCCCCCTGGTTCCTCCCTCTGTTACGGTCAAGATCAATGATGACGGCACGGTTACCTTCACCTTCACTGAAGTGCCATTTGGCTTCGATGTTGGAGACATTGTGGTCACTGGCGGCGGTCGCATTGAAGGCCTGACGCCCGATAACAATGATCCAAAAAACTGGACGGGTACGCTGGTTCCTCCACCGAACTACGAAGGCGACATTACCATCACAGTGCCTGATGGCAGCTACACCAACGAAGCTGGGACCCCTGGTAACGGCGGTCAGGACACGACGACGGTTGACACTCTGCCTCCCGAGGCTGAAATCACGCTCGACCCCATCACGGGCGACGGCGTGGTTAATAAAGAGGAGTCTGACGGCGACGTAACCATCACTGGCACCGTTGGTAAAGACGTTAAACCGGGTGACAAAGTCACCGTTACGGTTGGCGGCAAAGAATACGAAACCACGGTTAATCCGGACGGTAAGACCTGGAGCGTGGACGTTCCTGGCTCCGAGCTGGTCAACAACGACAAGGTTGAGGCCAAGGTCACCACCACGGACGACGCAGGGAACACGACAACTGCGACTGACGAGAAGCCTTACGGCGTAGACGTCACATCTCCTGAAGCCGAGATCACGATTGATCCGATTACGGATGACGATGTGATCAACAAGGATGAATCGGGCGGTGACGTCACGATCACCGGTACGGTTGGTAAAGACGTTAAACCCGGTGACAAAGTCACCGTTACGGTTGGCGGCAAAGAATACGAAACCACGGTTAATCCGGACGGTAAGACCTGGAACGTGGACGTTCCAGGCTCCGAGCTGGTCAACAACGACAAGGTTGAGGCCAAGGTCACCACCACGGACGACGCAGGGAACACTGTTACCGTGGGTACTGAGCGTGACTATGATGTTCAGACCGAGACGCCCGTGGCCACGATCGAGATTGATCAGCCGTTTGTTGACGGTGTTCTGAATCAGGACGAGTCCAAGGTTGAGCAGACGATCACCGGTAGCGTGGGCGGTGCCGCACAAGTAGGCGATGCGGTCGTCGTGACGATTGGTGGTAAAGAGTACCCCGCGACTGTGCAGCCAGGTAACACCTGGAGTGTGACGGTGCCTGCCGATGCGGTGAAAGATCTGCAGCCGGGCGATATCACGGCCGAGGTGACGGGTAAGGATCAGTACGGTAATGCGTATGACGCCGATACGAGCCGTGACTATGATGTTCAGACCGAGACGCCAGTGGCCACGATCGAGATTGATCAGCCGTTTGTTGACGGTGTTCTGAATCAGGACGAGTCCAAGCTTGAGCAGACGATCACCGGTAGCGTGGGCGGTGCCGCGAAAGCAGGCGATGCTGTTGTCGTGACGATTGGCGGTAAAGAGTACCCCGCGACCGTGCAGCCAGGTAACACCTGGAGTGTGACGGTGCCTGCCGATGCGGTGAAAGATCTGCAGCCGGGCGATATCACGGCCGAGGTGACGGGTAAGGATCAGTACGGTAATGCGTACGACGCCGATACGAGCCGTGACTATGATGTTCAGACCGAGACGCCCGTGGCCACGATCGAGATTGATCAGCCGTTTGTTGACGGTGTTCTGAATCAGGACGAGTCCAAGGTTGAGCAGACGATCACCGGTAGCGTGGGCGGTGCCGCGAAAGCAGGCGATGCTGTTGTCGTGACGATTGGCGGTAAAGAATACCCCGCGACCGTGCAGCCAGGTAACACCTGGAGTGTGACGGTGCCTGCCGATGCGGTGAAAGATCTGCAGCCGGGCGATATCACGGCCGAGGTGACGGGTAAGGATCAGTACGGTAATGCGTACGACGCCGATACGAGCCGTGACTATGATGTTCAGACCGAGACGCCCGTGGCCACGATCGAGATTGATCAGCCGTTTGTTGACGGTGTTCTGAATCAGGACGAGTCCAAGGTTGAGCAGACGATCACCGGTAGCGTGGGCGGTGCCGCGAAAGCAGGCGATGCTGTTGTCGTGACGATTGGCGGTAAAGAGTACCCCGCGACCGTGCAGCCAGGTAACACCTGGAGTGTGACGGTGCCTGCCGATGCGGTGAAAGATCTGCAGCCGGGCGATATCACGGCCGAGGTGACGGGTAAGGATCAGTACGGTAATGCGTATGACGCCGATACGAGCCGTGACTATGATGTTCAGACCGAGACGCCCGTGGCCACGATCGAGATTGATCAGCCGTTTGTTGACGGTGTTCTGAATCAGGACGAGTCCAAGGTTGAGCAGACGATCACCGGTAGCGTGGGCGGTGCCGCGAAAGCAGGCGATGCGGTTGTCGTGACGATTGGCGGTAAAGAGTACCCCGCGACCGTGCAGCCAGGTAACACCTGGAGTGTGACGGTGCCTGCCGATGCGGTGAAAGATCTGCAGCCGGGCGATATCACGGCCGAGGTGACGGGTAAGGATCAGTACGGTAATGCGTACGACGCCGATACGAGCCGTGACTATGATGTTCAGACCGAGACGCCAGTGGCCACGATCGAGATTGATCAGCCGTTTGTTGACGGTGTTCTGAATCAGGACGAGTCCAAGGTTGAGCAGACGATCACCGGTAGCGTGGGCGGTGCCGCGAAAGCAGGCGATGCTGTTGTCGTGACGATTGGCGGTAAAGAGTACCCCGCGACCGTGCAGCCAGGTAACACCTGGAGTGTGACGGTGCCTGCCGATGCGGTGAAAGATCTGCAGCCGGGCGATATCACGGCCGAGGTGACGGGTAAGGATCAGTACGGTAATGCGTACGACGCCGATACGAGCCGTGACTATGATGTTCAGACCGAGACGCCCGTGGCCACGATCGAGATTGATCAGCCGTTTGTTGACGGTGTTCTGAATCAGGACGAGTCCAAGGTTGAGCAGACGATCACCGGTAGCGTGGGCGGTGCCGCGAAAGCAGGCGATGCGGTTGTCGTGACGATTGGCGGTAAAGAGTACCCCGCGACCGTGCAGCCAGGTAACACCTGGAGTGTGACGGTGCCTGCCGATGCGGTGAAAGATCTGCAGCCGGGCGATATCACGGCCGAGGTGACGGGTAAGGATCAGTACGGTAATGCGTACGACGCCGATACGAGCCGTGACTATGATGTTCAGACCGAGACGCCCGTGGCTACGATCGAGATTGATCAGCCGTTTGTTGACGGTGTTCTGAATCAGGACGAGTCCAAGGTTGAGCAGACGATCACCGGTAGCGTGGGCGGTGCCGCGAAAGCAGGCGATGCTGTTGTCGTGACGATTGGTGGTAAAGAGTACCCCGCGACCGTGCAGCCAGGTAACACCTGGAGTGTGACGGTGCCTGCCGATGCGGTGAAAGATCTGCAGCCGGGCGATATCACGGCGGAGGTGACGGGTAAGGATCAGTACGGTAATGCGTACGACGCCGATACGAGCCGTGACTATGATGTTCAGACCGAGACGCCCGTGGCCACGATCGAGATTGATCAGCCGTTTGTTGACGGTGTTCTGAATCAGGACGAGTCCAAGGTTGAGCAGACGATCACCGGTAGCGTGGGCGGTGCCGCGAAAGCAGGCGATGCGGTTGTCGTGACGATTGGCGGTAAAGAATACCCCGCGACCGTGCAGCCAGGTAACACCTGGAGTGTGACGGTGCCTGCCGATGCGGTGAAAGATCTGCAGCCGGGCGATATCACGGCCGAGGTGACGGGTAAGGATCAGTACGGTAATGCGTACGACGCCGATACGAGCCGTGACTATGATGTTCAGACCGAGACGCCAGTGGCCACGATCGAGATTGATCAGCCGTTTGTTGACGGTGTTCTGAATCAGGACGAGTCCAAGGTTGAGCAGACGATCACCGGTAGCGTGGGCGGTGCCGCACAAGTAGGCGATGCTGTTGTCGTGACGATTGGTGGTAAAGAGTACCCCGCGACCGTGCAGCCAGGTAACACCTGGAGTGTGACGGTGCCTGCCGATGCGGTGAAAGATCTGCAGCCGGGCGATATCACGGCCGAGGTGACGGGTAAGGATCAGTACGGTAATGCGTACGACGCCGATACGAGCCGTGACTATGATGTTCAGACCGAGACGCCCGTGGCCACGATCGAGATTGATCAGCCGTTTGTTGACGGTGTTCTGAATCAGGACGAGTCCAAGGTTGAGCAGACGATCACCGGTAGCGTGGGCGGTGCCGCACAAGTAGGCGATGCGGTTGTCGTGACGATTGGCGGTAAAGAGTACCCCGCGACCGTGCAGCCAGGTAACACCTGGAGTGTGACGGTGCCTGCCGATGCGGTGAAAGATCTGCAGCCGGGCGATATCACGGCCGAGGTGACGGGTAAGGATCAGTACGGTAATGCGTACGACGCCGATACGAGCCGTGACTATGATGTTCAGACCGAGACGCCCGTGGCCACGATCGAGATTGATCAGCCGTTTGTTGACGGTGTTCTGAATCAGGACGAGTCCAAGGTTGAGCAGACGATCACCGGTAGCGTGGGCGGTGCCGCGAAAGCAGGCGATGCGGTTGTCGTGACGATTGGCGGTAAAGAGTACCCCGCGACCGTGCAGCCAGGTAACACCTGGAGTGTGACGGTGCCTGCCGATGCGGTGAAAGATCTGCAGCCGGGCGATATCACGGCCGAGGTGACGGGTAAGGATCAGTACGGTAATGCGTACGACGCCGATACGAGCCGTGACTATGATGTTCAGACCGAGACGCCCGTGGCCACGATCGAGATTGATCAGCCGTTTGTTGACGGTGTTCTGAATCAGGACGAGTCCAAGGTTGAGCAGACGATCACCGGTAGCGTGGGCGGTGCCGCGAAAGCAGGCGATGCTGTTGTCGTGACGATTGGCGGTAAAGAGTACCCCGCGACCGTGCAGCCAGGTAACACCTGGAGTGTGACGGTGCCTGCCGATGCGGTGAAAGATCTGCAGCCGGGCGATATCACGGCCGAGGTGACGGGTAAGGATCAGTACGGTAATGCGTACGACGCCGATACGAGCCGTGACTATGATGTTCAGACCGAGACGCCCGTGGCTACGATCGAGATTGATCAGCCGTTTGTTGACGGTGTTCTGAATCAGGACGAGTCCAAGGTTGAGCAGACGATCACCGGTAGCGTGGGCGGTGCCGCGAAAGCAGGCGATGCGGTTGTCGTGACGATTGGCGGTAAAGAGTACCCCGCGACCGTGCAGCCAGGTAACACCTGGAGTGTGACGGTGCCTGCCGATGCGGTGAAAGATCTGCAGCCGGGCGATATCACGGCCGAGGTGACGGGTAAGGATCAGTACGGTAATGCGTACGACGCCGATACGAGCCGTGACTATGATGTTCAGACCGAGACGCCCGTGGCCACGATCGAGATTGATCAGCCGTTTGTTGACGGTGTTCTGAATCAGGACGAGTCCAAGGTTGAGCAGACGATCACCGGTAGCGTGGGCGGTGCCGCGAAAGCAGGCGATGCGGTTGTCGTGACGATTGGCGGTAAAGAGTACCCCGCGACCGTGCAGCCAGGTAACACCTGGAGTGTGACGGTGCCTGCCGATGCGGTGAAAGATCTGCAGCCGGGCGATATCACGGCCGAGGTGACGGGTAAGGATCAGTACGGTAATGCGTACGACGCCGATACGAGCCGTGACTATGATGTTCAGACCGAGACGCCCGTGGCCACGATCGAGATTGATCAGCCGTTTGTTGACGGTGTTCTGAATCAGGACGAGTCCAAGGTTGAGCAGACGATCACCGGTAGCGTGGGCGGTGCCGCGAAAGCAGGCGATGCTGTTGTCGTGACGATTGGCGGTAAAGAGTACCCCGCGACCGTGCAGCCAGGTAACACCTGGAGTGTGACGGTGCCTGCCGATGCGGTGAAAGATCTGCAGCCGGGCGATATCACGGCCGAGGTGACGGGTAAGGATCAGTACGGTAATGCGTACGACGCCGATACGAGCCGTGACTATGATGTTCAGACCGAGACGCCCGTGGCCACGATCGAGATTGATCAGCCGTTTGTTGACGGTGTTCTGAATCAGGACGAGTCCAAGGTTGAGCAGACGATCACCGGTAGCGTGGGCGGTGCCGCGAAAGCAGGCGATGCTGTTGTCGTGACGATTGGCGGTAAAGAGTACCCCGCGACCGTGCAGCCAGGTAACACCTGGAGTGTGACGGTGCCTGCCGATGCGGTGAAAGATCTGCAGCCGGGCGATATCACGGCCGAGGTGACGGGTAAGGATCAGTACGGTAATGCGTACGACGCCGATACGAGCCGTGACTATGATGTTCAGACCGAGACGCCCGTGGCCACGATCGAGATTGATCAGCCGTTTGTTGACGGTGTTCTGAATCAGGACGAGTCCAAGGTTGAGCAGACGATCACCGGTAGCGTGGGCGGTGCCGCGAAAGCAGGCGATGCTGTTGTCGTGACGATTGGCGGTAAAGAATACCCCGCGACCGTGCAGCCAGGTAACACCTGGAGTGTGACGGTGCCTGCCGATGCGGTGAAAGATCTGCAGCCGGGCGATATCACGGCCGAGGTGACGGGTAAGGATCAGTACGGTAATGCGTACGACGCCGATACGAGCCGTGACTATGATGTTCAGACCGAGACGCCCGTGGCCACGATCGAGATTGATCAGCCGTTTGTTGACGGTGTTCTGAATCAGGACGAGTCCAAGGTTGAGCAGACGATCACCGGTAGCGTGGGCGGTGCCGCGAAAGCAGGCGATGCTGTTGTCGTGACGATTGGCGGTAAAGAGTACCCCGCGACCGTGCAGCCAGGTAACACCTGGAGTGTGACGGTGCCTGCCGATGCGGTGAAAGATCTGCAGCCGGGCGATATCACGGCCGAGGTGACGGGTAAGGATCAGTACGGTAATGCGTATGACGCCGATACGAGCCGTGACTATGATGTTCAGACCGAGACGCCCGTGGCCACGATCGAGATTGATCAGCCGTTTGTTGACGGTGTTCTGAATCAGGACGAGTCCAAGGTTGAGCAGACGATCACCGGTAGCGTGGGCGGTGCCGCACAAGTAGGCGATGCTGTTGTCGTGACGATTGGCGGTAAAGAGTACCCCGCGACCGTGCAGCCAGGTAACACCTGGAGTGTGACGGTGCCTGCCGATGCGGTGAAAGATCTGCAGCCGGGCGATATCACGGCCGAGGTGACGGGTAAGGATCAGTACGGTAATGCGTACGACGCCGATACGAGCCGTGACTATGATGTTCAGACCGAGACGCCCGTGGCCACGATCGAGATTGATCAGCCGTTTGTTGACGGTGTTCTGAATCAGGACGAGTCCAAGGTTGAGCAGACGATCACCGGTAGCGTGGGCGGTGCCGCGAAGGCAGGCGATGCTGTTGTCGTGACGATTGGCGGTAAAGAGTACCCCGCGACCGTGCAGCCAGGTAACACCTGGAGTGTGACGGTGCCTGCCGATGCGGTGAAAGATCTGCAGCCGGGCGATATCACGGCCGAGGTGACGGGTAAGGATCAGTACGGTAATGCGTACGACGCCGATACGAGCCGTGACTATGATGTTCAGACCGAGACGCCCGTGGCCACGATCGAGATTGATCAGCCGTTTGTTGACGGTGTTCTGAATCAGGACGAGTCCAAGGTTGAGCAGACGATCACCGGTAGCGTGGGCGGTGCCGCGAAGGCAGGCGATGCTGTTGTCGTGACGATTGGCGGTAAAGAGTACCCCGCGACCGTGCAGCCAGGTAACACCTGGAGTGTGACGGTGCCTGCCGATGCGGTGAAAGATCTGCAGCCGGGCGATATCACGGCCGAGGTGACGGGTAAGGATCAGTACGGTAATGCGTACGACGCCGATACGAGCCGTGACTATGATGTTCAGACCGAGACGCCCGTGGCCACGATCGAGATTGATCAGCCGTTTGTTGACGGTGTTCTGAATCAGGACGAGTCCAAGGTTGAGCAGACGATCACCGGTAGCGTGGGCGGTGCCGCGAAAGCAGGCGATGCTGTTGTCGTGACGATTGGCGGTAAAGAGTACCCCGCGACCGTGCAGCCAGGTAACACCTGGAGTGTGACGGTGCCTGCCGATGCGGTGAAAGATCTGCAGCCGGGCGATATCACGGCCGAGGTGACGGGTAAGGATCAGTACGGTAATGCGTACGACGCCGATACGAGCCGTGACTATGATGTTCAGACCGAGACGCCCGTGGCCACGATCGAGATTGATCAGCCGTTTGTTGACGGTGTTCTGAATCAGGACGAGTCCAAGGTTGAGCAGACGATCACCGGTAGCGTGGGCGGTGCCGCGAAAGCAGGCGATGCTGTTGTCGTGACGATTGGCGGTAAAGAGTACCCCGCGACCGTGCAGCCAGGTAACACCTGGAGTGTGACGGTGCCTGCCGATGCGGTGAAAGATCTGCAGCCGGGCGATATCACGGCCGAGGTGACGGGTAAGGATCAGTACGGTAATGCGTATGACGCCGATACGAGCCGTGACTATGATGTTCAGACCGAGACGCCCGTGGCCACGATCGAGATTGATCAGCCGTTTGTTGACGGTGTTCTGAATCAGGACGAGTCCAAGGTTGAGCAGACGATCACCGGTAGCGTGGGCGGTGCCGCGAAAGCAGGCGATGCTGTTGTCGTGACGATTGGCGGTAAAGAGTACCCCGCGACCGTGCAGCCAGGTAACACCTGGAGTGTGACGGTGCCTGCCGATGCGGTGAAAGATCTGCAGCCGGGCGATATCACGGCCGAGGTGACGGGTAAGGATCAGTACGGTAATGCGTACGACGCCGATACGAGCCGTGACTATGATGTTCAGACCGAGACGCCCGTGGCCACGATCGAGATTGATCAGCCGTTTGTTGACGGTGTTCTGAATCAGGACGAGTCCAAGGTTGAGCAGACGATCACCGGTAGCGTGGGCGGTGCCGCGAAAGCAGGCGATGCGTTGTCGTGA
- a CDS encoding response regulator transcription factor, whose translation MRQVNSVLFLTADEALWQHWRHLDSVTWLPARGHGMDDLLRWKQQHRDLVVVDSALALWNHPQWAQAVQGMKIIVASPRPSDTEGQAVLAQGARGYIHAYSSSPLLIQALDHVASGQVWVGESLLSRLLSDVTRRLEPKSGWESSLTSREIEVAQRASLGHSNQLIADDLGITERTVRAHLQAVFEKLNVTDRLMLALKVHGIA comes from the coding sequence ATGCGACAAGTAAATTCGGTTTTATTTCTGACGGCCGATGAGGCGTTGTGGCAGCATTGGCGTCATCTGGATTCCGTCACCTGGCTGCCTGCCAGAGGACACGGGATGGACGATTTGTTGCGTTGGAAACAACAGCATCGAGATCTGGTGGTGGTCGATAGCGCCTTGGCATTGTGGAACCATCCACAATGGGCTCAGGCGGTGCAGGGCATGAAAATTATTGTCGCCAGCCCCCGTCCTTCGGATACCGAAGGTCAGGCCGTTCTGGCTCAGGGCGCTCGTGGCTATATTCACGCTTACAGCTCGTCGCCTTTACTGATTCAGGCTTTGGATCATGTTGCAAGCGGTCAGGTCTGGGTGGGCGAGTCGCTGTTGAGCCGTTTGCTCAGTGACGTGACCCGCCGTCTGGAACCCAAGTCGGGCTGGGAAAGCTCGCTGACCAGTCGGGAAATCGAGGTTGCGCAACGTGCCTCTCTGGGCCATTCCAATCAATTGATTGCAGATGATCTGGGTATCACTGAAAGGACGGTTCGTGCCCACCTTCAGGCTGTTTTCGAAAAACTAAATGTAACAGATCGTTTGATGTTGGCGCTAAAAGTACACGGCATAGCCTAA